A region from the Acanthochromis polyacanthus isolate Apoly-LR-REF ecotype Palm Island chromosome 23, KAUST_Apoly_ChrSc, whole genome shotgun sequence genome encodes:
- the LOC110971979 gene encoding E3 ubiquitin-protein ligase TRIM39-like → MSTQTVRNVASVPLEDQFRCCICLDIYTDPVSIPCGHNFCLDCIEGFWDTKDKSDCPLCKETFITRPELRINRGFSDIIEFLKRSLSLSPTGEEDVEITEPNQLSEGEEVLCDVCHGDKSSSVRSCLVCQASYCEAHLTPHQRDPVLQRHRLTDPATFTTSHLCRNHNRPLSMFCKLDQTPVCAKCAERDHKNHKIVPMEKESRRVRTNLRDTKSSIQQMVQDRLRKMEEIKKLMDQSKKVTEREIQSSSQVCTSLIAAIQRQQAELVQELEEHQQEAERRAEELLDELEKEVNELQLRSSELQLLELTPSPLHLLQSFPSLSRLPSTREWSKVAVHSDNCMGAARRVVWKLVGVCQEAANKVSAEEAAKMNLYAVDVTLDPETASGWLVLSPDGKKVNVSTQKKRARQPDDPQRFDSCVCVLGKQSFTSGRRYWVVQVGDKTDWDLGVARESINRKGAITVRPDSGYWAVCRRKGGPLSACTSPSITLHLQETPQKVGVFLDYEEGSVSFYDAEAKTHIYTYSGCSFTEPMYPYFNPCVPDGQKNVAPLVICPTEQWNEQDTTIESDV, encoded by the exons ATGTCGACACAAACAG tcagaaACGTGGCCTCAGTGCCATTGGAGGACCAGTTCCGCTGCTGCATCTGCCTGGACATCTACACCGACCCCGTCTCCATCCCATGTGGACACAACTTCTGCCTGGATTGCATTGAAGGCTTCTGGGACACCAAGGACAAGTCTGACTGTCCACTATGCAAGGAGACCTTCATAACCCGTCCAGAGCTGAGGATCAACCGAGGCTTTTCTGACATCATTGAGTTCCTTAAAAG GTCTCTGTCACTCAGTCCCACTGGAGAGGAGGATGTGGAGATCACAGAACCAAACCAGCTGTCTGAGGGCGAGGAGGTTCTCTGTGACGTCTGCCACGGAGATAAGTCCTCCTCGGTCCGGTCCTGTCTGGTCTGCCAGGCGTCTTACTGTGAAGCTCACCTGACGCCTCACCAGAGGGACCCGGTGCTGCAGAGACACCGGCTCACCGACCCGGCCACCTTCACCACCAGTCACCTGTGCAGAAACCACAACCGGCCACTGAGCATGTTCTGTAAGCTGGACCAGACTCCTGTGTGTGCAAAATGTGCCGAGAGGGACCATAAAAACCACAAGATCGTCCCCATGGAAAAGGAGAGCAGGAGGGTCCGG ACTAATCTGAGGGACACCAAATCCAGCATCCAGCAGATGGTGCAGGACAGGCTGAGAAAGATGGAGGAGATCAAAAAATTAATGGACCAAAGCAAG AAAGTCACAGAGAGGGAGATTCAGAGCAGCTCTCAGGTCTGCACCTCACTGATCGCTGCCATCCAGAGGCAGCAGGCCGAGCTGGTCCAGGAGCTGGAGGAGCATCAGCAGGAGGCCGAGAGGAGAGCCGAGGAGCTGCTGGACGAGCTGGAGAAGGAAGTCAACGAGCTGCAGCTGAGGAGTAGCGAGTTGCAGCTTCTGGAGCTCACCCCAAGCCCTCTGCACCTCCTACAG AGTTTCCCGTCACTGAGCAGACTGCCCTCCACCAGAGAGTGGTCCAAGGTGGCCGTCCACTCTGATAACTGCATGGGAGCAGCCAGGAGAGTCGTCTGGAAGCTGGTGGGCGTCTGCCAGGAAGCTGCCAACAAAGTGTCAGCTGAAG AAGCAGCAAAGATGAATCTCTATGCAG TCGATGTCACTCTAGATCCTGAGACGGCTTCAGGCTGGTTGGTTTTATCTCCGGATGGAAAGAAG GTGAACGTCAGCACCCAGAAGAAGAGGGCCAGACAGCCGGACGATCCTCAGCGCTTCGACTCCTGCGTCTGCGTTCTGGGGAAACAAAGCTTCACATCTGGACGACGCTACTGGGTTGTTCAG GTTGGGGATAAAACAGACTGGGATCTTGGTGTGGCCAGAGAGTCCATCAACAGGAAAGGTGCCATCACGGTTCGTCCTGACAGCGGCTACTGGGCCGTCTGCCGGAGGAAAGGTGGCCCGCTGAGTGCCTGCACCAGCCCCTCCATCACCCTCCACCTCCAGGAAACCCCCCAGAAGGTGGGCGTCTTCCTGGACTACGAGGAAGGATCGGTGTCCTTCTACGACGCCGAGGCAAAGACCCACATCTACACCTACAGCGGCTGTAGCTTCACCGAGCCTATGTATCCCTACTTTAACCCGTGTGTTCCGGATGGTCAGAAAAATGTGGCGCCGCTGGTTATCTGCCCCACAGAACAATGGAATGAACAGGACACGACCATCGAGTCAGACGTCTGA